The nucleotide window CGTCGCCCCGGACGACCGGCACATCGGGCAGCGCGCGGCGGAGCTGAGCCACCATGCCGTCGCCGGGCTCGACGGCGATCACGTCGGCGCCACGCTCACGCAAGAGGGCGGTGGCGATCCCGGTGCCCGCTCCGACATCGGCGACACGACTCCCGGCAAGAGCACACCCCGTGCATTCCTCGATCACGTCAAGGAGGGAGGAAGGATACGAAGGACGGGCAGCCGCGTACTGGGCGGCGGCTTTGCTGAACGACTGGGCTCGCGCGATCGCAGACATCTGCCCATCCTCGCGACGCGCCACCTCCCGCCGACGTCAACCGGCCACGCAAGGTCCGTTTCAGTACGCTCACTCTGCATTGCGTCGAGAGAGCCGTACCTTCCGGCACCCCCTCCCGGCCGCCACCACATCCCCTCCTGACGCACGGCAGCACCGAAGCCCGAAATCCCAACAGTACTTATATAAGTGCTGTTACATTTTTGGGATGACGCCAACGGATCCCGCCCCCGACCCCACACACCACAGCCGCTGGCGGCCGCTGCGGATGCTGCAGGCCTCGATGGACGCGGAGATCGCCCGGGTCTACGCGGAGAAGGAGATCGACGGGCTCAAGCCGAGCTACGTCATGGAGCTGCTCCGGCTGCATGCCGAGGGGCCGATGACCATCACCGAGCTGGCCGCGTCGGTCGAGCGGACGCATTCGGCGCTCAGTCAAAAGGTGGCCGCGATGCGCGCGGCCGGCTGGGTCAGGACCGTCCCGGGCGACGACGGGCGCAGCAAGAAGGTGACGCTCA belongs to Streptomyces sp. NBC_01454 and includes:
- a CDS encoding MarR family winged helix-turn-helix transcriptional regulator — encoded protein: MTPTDPAPDPTHHSRWRPLRMLQASMDAEIARVYAEKEIDGLKPSYVMELLRLHAEGPMTITELAASVERTHSALSQKVAAMRAAGWVRTVPGDDGRSKKVTLTDEARRVAARLAAEWRATEAALAELEAEIPYPLSRVVTDIEQALARKSFHDRITEKLAADPAWE